Sequence from the Besnoitia besnoiti strain Bb-Ger1 chromosome Unknown contig00014, whole genome shotgun sequence genome:
GCACATATTATACCAGTTCCGTAGCAGTCACTATGGCTAGGAAACGGCGTGTAACACGATACGCTGGGGCATTACATTCCCTTGACATTCCGTGATCGAACGTTGCCTTCAGGAGGCTAGAGAAGCGATTCAAAAAGTATCGAGCCTTCAAACGCCACTACTGATGAAGCACGTACGCGAACATCCATGGATGATGCGCGCAATCTTGGCCGCAGCTCTGTTCTCTGGAGTTTCCACAGAGCAGGTATTTCACCTGGACAAACGAAGCAGAGATCCATTAGTGGGGGACAATCAGCCTATACTGGAGAAGTCAGATGCAAACTATAAggcgcctgccttcgccAAAAGTGGTGGCAAATCGACGAGCAGAGAACCGGTGACTGACGCTGAGACCAGCCAGAAAAGGGAACACCTCGAGCTAGTGGCGGCCAGACAACATCCAGGGATGGCTCGGTTTTGGGAGACCGCTGCAGGTCTGCTCGTGGGGGCCAGTGAGAAAGATGTCTTGGCTCTTCGTAGGCGACGACAATATGAACTCATTCAAACTGCTGGCCGCTCTTCTGTGAGCCGCCCAGCCTTCGCTTTGCAAACTGAGCCACAAAATCGAAGTTCGGCTGTCCGGGTTGCGAGGAATCAGACAGAACTGCAACACCCTCGGATGACGGAATTCTGGGAGGTTTTGGGCGCTGTGCTTACCGGAAATATAAACGCTGTGAAACATCTGAGGATGCAACGAATGAAACGTGCAGTATAGTCGCCTCAACCTAATTGTGTACGGGTTGTGACACTGCAGCACCTGCTGTGTGGTTCGGCGTGTGGGGTCCGTAAGGCAGGTTGCACCATCgacttcctcttcgccgttttAACTGAATGTTGTTTCATTCTGGGCATAGCGGTCCTGTAAGTACGCACCTCTGAAGTATAGCGGATTCTGTCACACACACGGCTTGCTGGCTGCCCACTCCTATGTCAGTGACATTTGGTACACGTGCGATACTGCAGGTTGCGACTGCTTGTGTTGGTTCAGAAGGGTTCATTCACTGTCGGCGGCTCTCGAGAGCATATGACTCAATGGATTCCACGCAGCATTCACTCTGACAGTTTGGCTCGTAAAGGCTGTGGACAGGTTCCGGCTACGGGCGCGAATTCGTCAGACCTAACTCAGGGCATCGAAGTACACGTCTACGAAACTGGTGGATGACTACAGTCGCTGCCTCCACGCAGTCACTAAACACGAGAGCCGAGCGCCTTAAGTTATCTGCTAGAAAACCTCCCGGGGGGAGTGCGTTGCTTAAAACAAGCTACGGGAGTATTCTACCTTCCCGAAGGAGGATATTTCATACGGCATGCCACATACGTGGTCCGCTGCTCTGTCAAGGCGCGTGGCAGAAAGCTATTCATAGCGGCTTATCAGTCCGAAATATCGCTGACGAACACTACAACTGCTCGTGGGTACCTGAGCACCCGTCAGTCCGGACTGGAGCGGTACTGAGGCCGGGTTCGATCcttttctgcggcggcgcgcacccTTTTTTAGTGACACACGCCTAGGGTGCCGCCAGTTGCACTCCCCTCTCCAGCCGTCATAATACGGTGACGTTGATACCTACGTCGGGAGCACTGGCGAGACGTCTTCCGTACATCGAGCGCCTCATTCCGCAGCCCGTGGATTCTGCCAGGAAGTGACAGACCACCACCACCGTCTCCCAGTGCACGCAATGCCGCTTGCAGCGTTCCTCCTCGGTGGTACCGGACTACTTTCCGACTGCTCGAATACAGTGAGCTGGTGACCGCTCCATTTAAAATTTTCTACGAACTTTCTGATGCGAGAGTCCAGGATACCGGTCAGCTGCGCTCCCCCTTAGTCTGGATCATACGATCGGGGTGGGAGGTGTGCGAGCGGCTCGGTGCTGGAATGTTTTTTGACGTGTCTACCACCCACTGCACAGCTTCATGTTGAATCCGGAAGCTCATTCGGCGTCTCTCGTGCGGACAAAGCTGGTGTAGGGGGGAAGGACGCTTCCTACGTGTCCTGCGTTTTCCGTCATGCGGCATTATTCCCCGGCGATCGCCACAGCGGCTGTGGCGAGTCTCCGTATActcttcctgcgccgcgacccgGCTGTCCGCAGAAGGCAAAGGCGGCTTACCCGCAGTGAAGCGGGCGGGTCCTGTCTTACGCGGACTGCCCAAAGCTTCATTGGAAGATACCGACTGGTGCCGCGAAGTAGAAAACGTTAAACGAGACCCAATTTGTGTGAGCTAAACACTCAGCGGCGGTCAATGTCCCGTGGGGGGCACCTGTGCCCGGCTGGCCGTTGCCGCGGTGTGCCGTGCCGAAAAGCCAGCCAGTTTTTCCGTGCAGCCGACGATCCCCGCTGCAGGGCGAGAGGGTCGATGATGCCAGGAGCGAAGGACCCTCATTTTATCGGCGTAAGCAAGAGCCCGCTTTTTAAAAGAGATTTTTTTTGCACTAGGCCTGACGAAAAATACGCGATGTGATGGGCACTATTTTCCGCACGCCCTTGCGTTGCCGCTTCGCCATTTCGCCTCCCGCGCTACGTACCGGCGCCTCAAACGCGCGACCTTAACCCCTCCTCCACTGTTCCGTGGTGGGGGGCTTTAACCGTCTGCAGGTTGTCTTAAAACATCGAAGGTTTGTATTTCTATTATATTCTGCCTCTTCGTAATGTTATATTTCAGTCAGTCGCTGGCCCTCGCGGAAGGAAAGTACTCGCTCGGATGGTTTCCGtagcgcggcggaggatcTCGTATGAGGACGGCAGCTGCAAAGCCGAGTGGACTCCGTGTCATGGGGGCATGCCGCTTTACAGAGGATGCACGTACCTCGGTAAACACGGAAGTGACACTTTAAAGCCGGTTAGTCTGCTAGGCTAAGACCTCTACACCGCCGTCTTCGTTACAAGTCCCTAGAAGCAGGCAGCTGGGAGGCCTCGCTCCCTGTGTTTCTGCCCAAAAGCGAGGAGGGGGCTAACGGATGCCGGCTGGAACGGGATTCCAATTAACGACATTGCTGTATTCCTGTTTGATGAAGCGGTCTGGAGGCGCTCGAAGGCCGACCTCGAGACCACAAAACCTCGAGGTGGTTCGCGGTCTCTGAAGCCTGTACACGAGAGTCTGTACGCATCGGCGATATTTATTTTATCTTCACACAGTTGAGTTCTTTTCTAGATACAAACGATGGAgggccttcttcgctgcgcggctgcagccctTTCCTTTCTCCTGCTTCTGCTGGCTTTGGCGACACAGCCTACGGTTTCTGTGGCCcctggcgtcgcctccgcaccAGAAGCTCCGGCGGTGCCGGAGGAGGTGGACTATTCCCTCAATGAGGCAGATGAACCAGAATATGACGAGGAGAAGACCGTCCCAGTGTTCGCTGACGATCTCTTCGCACAGGGTCCAGAAACCCTCCGGAGAAATCAAGAAGAACTCAACTTGAGGGAGCAGCGGGGCTTGCGCAGGAAACAGAAACTGGAGAAGCGCAGGAAAGCTGCACTGTATAGCGCGATTACACAGTGGACGGCCCTGCTGCTCGTTACGACTGCCATCTCGGCTGCGTCTGTCTTCATCCTTTGGAAAACATACAAGACGCTCGAGGTCCAAGAGGCTGAGGAGCCGAAACAGGAGCCCGCGCCGAAAGCGAAAGAGGCCGAAGTCAAGAGtgaaaaagagaaagaggccAAAGTCGAGAgtggagaagagaaagaggccgAAGTCGAGAGTGAAAAAGTGACATCTCCCGAAGTCGCCGAAGTCGCTACTCCGGAACCGAATGATCTGTCTGCCAAGTTGTCCCGAACTCTTATACGCTTCATAATGACATACGGGGCAATGGTGGCTACCTTGGGCGTGTTTCGACTCGCCAGCAAAGTTGTCAGGTACTGGCTGGGGCAGTGAGGTTGTTGCCTGTACCCAACTATCTACGAATGGCACCAGATACGTAAGGTGACCATGCACTGGTGAATTAGCCACGTTTTCTCTTACTATCCATCCTATGCTGTTTTATGCGTGGTCCGGAGAAGTTTTTGTTCACTGCGCGTGCACACGCCAACCCCTTCAAGGCTGAGACTTCTAGAATCCCGCCGTAAAAGTTAAGTTGAAGTTCCGTTTCGTTTTCGCAAGCCGCATCCAGGCTGCACCGGGGATCCAAAATGCATCATTAAAAAAGTGTGGAACGCCACGACGGCAATGTATTACTACCTCTGTGACGTTAGTGGTGTGCGGCTACCTTCACAAGGACGCGCAAAAGCAGACTTAGTGCAGTCAAGGTGGTATGCGCGGTAATGTAAGAAGTTCCATCTTCTCTAGCTTCAGTAGCGTGGGAACCTTCGCTGCTGCCATAATTCGTTTTCCTCCCAACAAGCGCGCATGTGACCGCAGAACATTGTAGACTGGAATAAGGCGGGACGTGCACCCTGCAAAGGGCATCGTCGCGGCCCGCAGTGGGGGAAAGGGTTTATACATCCGCAAGAACGAAATCAGTGCTGTTTACACCTAGACCATCCGGCCGCGCCAGATAGGTATTGTCATTCACGTCTTCCTCCACGCACCCGCACCAGAATAGCGTGTCGGGTCAGCGCCTTGAACTCTCAGAACACCTTATTGCATCACACGCACCTTCCACGCCCCTCTGTTTTCAACCTCCGTCCCACGTTCCCTGACAACACCGCTAGTCAACAAGACACGACCTCCTACAGGGTCAGGACCCGAGATACATTGACGGAGGAGTTGTCCGGTTGCGCTGGAACAGAGGTCACACACAGCATGGCGAGGTTACAGGTAAAGTGCGGCCTCCCCCCCAGAG
This genomic interval carries:
- a CDS encoding uncharacterized protein (encoded by transcript BESB_025750); the encoded protein is MEGLLRCAAAALSFLLLLLALATQPTVSVAPGVASAPEAPAVPEEVDYSLNEADEPEYDEEKTVPVFADDLFAQGPETLRRNQEELNLREQRGLRRKQKLEKRRKAALYSAITQWTALLLVTTAISAASVFILWKTYKTLEVQEAEEPKQEPAPKAKEAEVKSEKEKEAKVESGEEKEAEVESEKVTSPEVAEVATPEPNDLSAKLSRTLIRFIMTYGAMVATLGVFRLASKVVRYWLGQ